One Streptomyces sp. B21-105 genomic region harbors:
- the mmuM gene encoding homocysteine S-methyltransferase, producing MTSDTPAPRTETTLAAALAAGTVVLDGGMSNQLESAGHDLSDELWSARLLAEHPEAITEAHLAYFEAGANVAITSSYQATFEGFAKRGIDHEEAARLLSRSVELARDAARRARTTGVAHPLWVAASVGPYGAMLADGSEYRGRYGLSAADLERFHRPRLEVLAATEPDVLALETVPDADEAEALLRAVRGLGVPAWLSYSIDGDRTRAGQPLEEAFAPAADADEVIAVGVNCCDPGDVDAAVATAARVTGKPVVVYPNSGETWDAEARAWVGRSTFAPEQVLAWRQSGARLIGGCCRVGPDAVTSIARTLTST from the coding sequence ATGACCAGCGACACCCCTGCCCCGCGCACGGAGACCACCCTCGCCGCCGCTCTTGCCGCCGGCACCGTCGTCCTCGACGGCGGCATGTCGAACCAGTTGGAGTCCGCCGGGCATGATCTCAGCGACGAACTGTGGTCGGCACGACTTCTGGCGGAGCACCCCGAGGCGATCACCGAGGCGCACCTCGCCTACTTCGAAGCGGGTGCGAACGTAGCGATCACCTCGAGTTACCAGGCAACGTTCGAGGGCTTCGCCAAACGGGGGATCGATCACGAGGAGGCAGCCCGGCTGCTCTCGCGGAGCGTGGAACTGGCCCGGGACGCCGCTCGGCGGGCCCGGACCACAGGGGTCGCGCACCCGTTGTGGGTGGCCGCTTCGGTCGGGCCGTACGGCGCGATGCTCGCGGACGGTTCCGAGTACCGGGGCCGCTACGGACTGAGCGCCGCGGACCTGGAACGTTTCCACCGGCCGCGCCTGGAGGTTCTGGCCGCCACGGAGCCTGACGTACTCGCTCTCGAAACGGTACCCGACGCCGACGAGGCCGAAGCGCTGTTGCGCGCGGTGCGCGGGCTGGGCGTGCCCGCCTGGTTGTCGTACTCCATCGACGGTGACCGTACCCGGGCCGGGCAGCCGTTGGAGGAGGCGTTCGCACCGGCCGCGGATGCGGACGAGGTGATCGCGGTCGGCGTGAACTGCTGCGACCCCGGCGACGTCGACGCCGCCGTGGCGACAGCGGCACGCGTGACGGGCAAGCCGGTCGTCGTGTATCCGAACAGCGGCGAGACTTGGGACGCCGAGGCGCGCGCCTGGGTCGGACGCTCCACTTTCGCCCCCGAACAGGTCCTGGCCTGGCGGCAGTCCGGGGCCCGGCTGATCGGAGGCTGCTGCCGGGTCGGCCCGGACGCGGTCACCTCCATCGCCCGGACACTGACGTCCACATAG
- a CDS encoding alginate lyase family protein, protein MTRTSPHQDHPPLSRRGLLRTAGGFTAALALGAGAATGAGPADAAPAAFTHPGMLHNAGDINRARVRVAAGDDPWLSGWNRLTANAHSRSTWTPRATATIVRGGTGENYSLLYNDIAAAYQNALRWRIAGTEANARCAANILNAWATTLTSVTGNADRFLASGLYGWQLANAAELLRDYAGFDLAALQEMLIKVFYPLNNSFLTHHNDACITNYWANWDLCNMASIMAIGILNDDAAKFDQAVSYAKSGAGNGSLVHAVPYLYTDADGYGLGQWQESGRDQAHTVLGLGQLGALCEMAWNQGEDLYAYDGRRFMKAAQYVAKYNLGNEVPFTTYTWGSGQNCARNTQTVVSATSRGQVRPVWAMLHYHYHGRLSLDDKYISRMCSSVAPEGGGGDYGAASGGYDQLGFGTLMYAK, encoded by the coding sequence ATGACCCGCACATCCCCCCACCAGGACCACCCCCCGTTGAGCCGCCGCGGCCTGCTGAGAACCGCAGGCGGGTTCACCGCGGCGCTCGCCCTCGGAGCGGGCGCCGCCACCGGCGCGGGCCCGGCGGACGCGGCGCCCGCCGCTTTCACCCACCCGGGCATGCTGCACAACGCCGGCGACATCAACCGCGCCAGGGTCAGGGTCGCCGCGGGCGACGACCCGTGGCTGTCCGGTTGGAACAGGCTCACCGCCAACGCCCACTCCCGGTCCACCTGGACGCCCAGGGCGACGGCGACGATCGTCCGCGGCGGCACCGGAGAGAACTACAGCCTTCTCTACAACGACATCGCCGCCGCCTACCAGAACGCCCTGCGCTGGCGGATCGCGGGCACCGAGGCCAACGCGCGATGCGCCGCGAACATCCTCAACGCCTGGGCCACGACCCTGACGTCCGTAACCGGCAACGCCGACCGTTTCCTCGCCTCCGGTCTCTACGGCTGGCAGCTCGCCAACGCGGCAGAACTCCTGCGGGATTACGCCGGCTTCGACCTGGCAGCCCTCCAGGAGATGCTGATCAAGGTCTTCTACCCGCTCAACAACAGTTTCCTGACCCACCACAACGACGCCTGTATCACGAACTACTGGGCCAACTGGGACCTCTGCAACATGGCCTCCATCATGGCCATCGGGATCCTCAACGACGACGCCGCCAAGTTCGACCAGGCTGTTTCCTACGCCAAGTCCGGCGCCGGAAACGGCTCCCTCGTTCACGCAGTGCCGTACCTGTACACCGACGCTGACGGCTACGGCCTCGGCCAGTGGCAGGAGTCGGGCCGCGACCAGGCGCACACCGTCCTGGGCTTGGGCCAGTTGGGCGCACTCTGCGAGATGGCCTGGAACCAGGGCGAGGACCTGTACGCGTACGACGGCAGGCGCTTCATGAAGGCCGCTCAGTACGTCGCCAAGTACAACCTCGGCAACGAGGTGCCGTTCACCACCTACACCTGGGGCAGCGGCCAGAACTGCGCACGGAACACGCAGACCGTCGTTTCCGCAACGTCCCGCGGGCAGGTCCGCCCGGTGTGGGCCATGCTGCACTACCACTACCACGGACGCCTGTCCCTGGACGACAAGTACATATCCCGCATGTGCTCCTCCGTCGCCCCCGAAGGCGGCGGAGGGGATTACGGGGCCGCCAGCGGAGGCTACGACCAGCTCGGCTTCGGCACCCTGATGTACGCCAAATAG
- a CDS encoding carboxylesterase/lipase family protein encodes MAADRTNPAGKAREGPVPVSARGPDAARLPDADAAPVVRTPYGVVRGRYEHGIAVFRGIPYASPPFGPRRFRPPVPPEPWNGVRDAGAFGPTPPKPPYSDAFAQYLSDPAVPGEDCLNLNVWTPEPCPGVRLPVVVWLHGGALTRGSSAVPVYDGRHFARDGIVFVSINYRLGVEGYGLFPDAPANPGLRDQLAALEWVHRSVGAFGGDPDRVTLAGQSAGAISVGALIAAPQAQGLFRRAVLQSGPPEALERDKVRRMVRRMAARLKIPATAEAFATVDRDLLLRAQAEVGRLSSPVLGGPAFGIVVDGDLVPRDPLQALLDGEVAPGIDLLLGWTRDEYRLWLVPGGLLERVDRLGAVALAGAMARCHCGPEVPRGYRALHPGAGTAEVVGQMVTDRLLRLPLRSLADARPGTSYVYEFAWPSLRPGLGACHALELGFVFDTGETAESAKLAGEGVSQELADAMHGAWTRFAATGDPGWEAWNATHPVRIFGESDAARLPKDEDGAPPGADGSAYTAHGVRDRELALWTTPSPQAALPEEPLDGTPIADPSLAGPSLRGTELRSTVRRLRRATGGTRER; translated from the coding sequence ATGGCAGCAGACCGGACGAATCCTGCGGGCAAGGCCCGAGAGGGGCCCGTCCCCGTCTCCGCCCGCGGCCCCGACGCCGCCCGCCTTCCCGACGCCGACGCAGCTCCCGTCGTGCGCACCCCTTACGGGGTCGTGCGCGGAAGATACGAGCACGGGATCGCCGTGTTCCGGGGGATCCCCTACGCGTCGCCCCCCTTCGGCCCCCGGCGGTTCAGACCACCGGTGCCGCCCGAACCGTGGAACGGCGTGCGCGACGCGGGAGCCTTCGGCCCGACACCGCCGAAACCGCCGTACTCCGACGCCTTCGCCCAGTATCTGTCCGACCCCGCCGTGCCGGGCGAGGACTGCCTCAACCTCAACGTCTGGACCCCCGAGCCCTGCCCCGGCGTACGGCTGCCCGTCGTCGTTTGGCTGCACGGCGGCGCGCTGACCAGGGGCTCCTCGGCGGTTCCGGTGTATGACGGGCGCCACTTCGCACGCGACGGAATCGTTTTCGTATCGATCAACTACCGACTGGGAGTGGAAGGCTACGGACTGTTTCCGGACGCGCCCGCCAATCCCGGTCTGCGAGACCAGCTCGCCGCCCTGGAATGGGTTCACCGCTCGGTCGGGGCCTTCGGCGGCGACCCCGACAGGGTCACCCTGGCGGGACAGTCCGCCGGAGCCATCAGCGTCGGCGCCCTGATCGCGGCCCCGCAGGCACAGGGCCTGTTCCGGCGGGCCGTCCTGCAGAGCGGGCCGCCCGAGGCCCTCGAACGGGACAAGGTCCGCCGTATGGTGCGCCGGATGGCCGCCCGGCTGAAGATCCCCGCCACCGCGGAGGCCTTCGCAACCGTAGACCGGGACCTGCTGCTGCGCGCCCAGGCCGAGGTCGGCAGGCTCAGCAGCCCGGTGCTGGGCGGGCCCGCCTTCGGCATCGTCGTCGACGGCGATCTCGTGCCGCGCGACCCACTGCAGGCACTCCTCGACGGGGAGGTCGCCCCTGGCATCGACCTGCTGCTGGGCTGGACACGGGACGAGTACCGGCTCTGGCTGGTGCCCGGCGGGCTGCTGGAGCGCGTCGACCGACTCGGCGCCGTTGCTCTCGCGGGCGCGATGGCCCGCTGCCACTGCGGCCCCGAGGTGCCGCGCGGCTACCGTGCGCTGCACCCCGGGGCCGGCACCGCCGAGGTCGTCGGGCAGATGGTCACGGACAGGCTGCTGCGGCTCCCCCTGCGAAGCCTGGCCGACGCCCGCCCCGGGACGTCGTACGTGTACGAGTTCGCCTGGCCCTCGCTCCGTCCCGGCCTCGGCGCCTGCCACGCACTCGAACTGGGCTTCGTCTTCGACACCGGCGAGACGGCGGAGTCCGCGAAACTGGCCGGGGAAGGGGTTTCCCAGGAACTGGCCGACGCGATGCACGGGGCGTGGACGCGCTTCGCGGCGACCGGGGACCCAGGGTGGGAGGCCTGGAACGCGACGCATCCGGTGCGGATCTTCGGGGAGAGCGACGCCGCTCGTCTGCCGAAGGATGAGGACGGGGCGCCGCCCGGAGCCGACGGCTCGGCGTACACCGCACACGGCGTACGCGACCGCGAGCTGGCGCTGTGGACGACGCCGTCACCGCAGGCCGCCCTCCCGGAGGAACCGCTCGACGGGACGCCGATTGCCGATCCCTCGCTCGCTGGACCGTCCCTACGCGGCACAGAGCTGAGGTCGACGGTACGCCGACTGCGCCGAGCCACCGGGGGGACGAGGGAACGCTGA
- a CDS encoding glycosyl hydrolase family 28 protein: MNTPLSRRTALTAAGATVLATGLSGGLTATAAHADADDSASKLVTYPRPATLPTNVSFKVRVRPAPSGTWQTLDIYRPQLEEINATTGSGKVYSTSMVYFDFRGSVELEITYLKGGATKTGVRPRALGIVPELLGDTLRFTLDEPRDVVVQINDEIFDCLHVITNRIDPHPPCADDPDVIYFGPGVHTVAGNVLTVPSGKTVHLAGGAVLTAQVYFKDVEKAALSGHGMLYAGPGGILCEGSKDIRVQDVIIMNPNGYAGTFAESENVHVTKARSFSSKGNGDGFDVFSSSGIVFDGCFMRNSDDCFAIYAHRWDYYGDTKNITIQNCTLWADVAHPVNVGTHGNTDAPEVIENLVIRNVDILDHREPQMGYQGCIALNPGDSNLVKNVRIEDVRIEDFRWGQVIHMRIMYNTKYNTSVGRGIEDVYVKNLTYTGTHANPSLFLGYDAEHAIKNVTFENLVINGQVVADSMKKPSWYYTTDAMQWFANEHVLNLKFLTTAEAEAAQ; the protein is encoded by the coding sequence ATGAACACGCCTCTGTCCCGCCGCACCGCCCTCACGGCCGCCGGAGCCACCGTGCTCGCCACTGGCCTCTCCGGCGGTCTCACCGCCACGGCGGCTCACGCGGACGCCGACGACTCCGCATCGAAACTGGTCACCTACCCGCGCCCCGCCACCCTGCCGACCAACGTCAGCTTCAAGGTCCGGGTGCGTCCCGCCCCGAGCGGCACGTGGCAGACCCTGGACATCTACCGGCCCCAACTGGAGGAGATCAACGCCACCACCGGCTCCGGCAAGGTCTACAGCACGTCGATGGTGTACTTCGACTTCCGAGGCTCCGTGGAACTCGAGATCACCTATCTCAAGGGCGGCGCCACCAAGACCGGGGTGCGGCCCCGCGCCCTGGGCATCGTGCCCGAACTCCTCGGCGACACACTCAGATTCACCCTCGACGAGCCCCGTGACGTCGTCGTCCAGATCAATGACGAGATCTTCGACTGCCTGCACGTCATCACCAATCGCATCGACCCGCATCCGCCGTGCGCGGACGATCCCGACGTGATCTATTTCGGTCCCGGCGTGCACACGGTTGCCGGGAACGTCCTCACCGTGCCCAGCGGGAAGACCGTGCATCTCGCGGGCGGCGCCGTCCTCACCGCGCAGGTCTACTTCAAGGACGTGGAGAAGGCGGCCCTCTCCGGCCACGGCATGTTGTACGCCGGCCCTGGGGGGATCCTCTGCGAGGGGAGCAAAGACATCCGGGTCCAGGACGTCATCATCATGAACCCCAACGGCTACGCGGGCACATTCGCAGAGAGCGAGAATGTCCACGTCACCAAGGCCAGATCATTCAGCTCGAAGGGCAACGGAGACGGTTTCGACGTCTTTTCCTCGAGCGGAATCGTCTTCGACGGATGTTTCATGCGCAACTCGGACGACTGCTTCGCGATCTACGCACACCGCTGGGACTACTACGGCGACACCAAGAACATCACCATCCAGAACTGCACCCTGTGGGCGGACGTCGCGCACCCCGTCAACGTCGGGACACACGGTAACACCGACGCCCCTGAGGTGATCGAAAACCTCGTCATCAGAAACGTCGACATCCTCGACCACCGTGAGCCGCAGATGGGCTACCAAGGATGCATCGCCCTGAACCCCGGCGACTCCAACCTCGTCAAGAACGTCCGCATCGAGGACGTACGGATCGAGGACTTCCGGTGGGGCCAGGTCATCCACATGCGGATCATGTACAACACGAAGTACAACACCTCGGTCGGCCGCGGCATCGAGGACGTGTACGTCAAGAACCTCACCTACACGGGCACGCACGCCAACCCGTCCCTCTTCCTCGGCTACGACGCCGAACACGCCATCAAGAACGTGACCTTCGAGAATCTGGTGATCAACGGGCAGGTCGTCGCGGACTCGATGAAGAAGCCCAGCTGGTACTACACGACCGACGCCATGCAGTGGTTCGCCAACGAGCACGTGCTCAACCTGAAGTTCCTGACCACCGCCGAGGCGGAGGCGGCGCAGTGA
- a CDS encoding LacI family DNA-binding transcriptional regulator has protein sequence MTRKPAETARSTIRDVAARAGVSAATVSRVLGGVYPVSAETRRRVLRAVGELDYVADARAKAVAGAGTPTLAFVLEDITGPSFAHKAHGVEREAHRLGHLCLVCSTEGDLRHELDFVETMRAQRASAVILVGGAADTPEYRKRTRRIADSLASAGSRLVLCGRPPLGPGAPVTVVEYDNEGGAFALVSHVLTQGHQRVLFLGGKPNHATALGRECGYTQAHRARGIEVDPALILHGDFTRDSGHRLLRAALKQQLRFTAVVAATDMVAIGALAALHEAGLNVPGDVSLTGYDDIPFARELRPALTTVHVPYEELGRLAVRTVLGRTPDAPNEHLLLGTHVVVRDSVAGVGAGSSAMRSGGATQQA, from the coding sequence ATGACGAGGAAACCTGCGGAAACAGCACGCAGCACCATTCGGGACGTAGCGGCCCGTGCGGGGGTGTCCGCGGCAACCGTGTCACGCGTGCTCGGCGGCGTCTATCCGGTGAGCGCGGAGACCCGCAGACGGGTACTGCGGGCCGTGGGCGAGCTCGACTACGTCGCCGACGCGCGGGCCAAGGCTGTCGCGGGGGCCGGCACGCCGACACTGGCCTTCGTGTTGGAGGACATCACCGGACCGTCGTTCGCGCACAAGGCGCACGGCGTGGAACGCGAGGCACACCGGCTGGGACACCTGTGCCTGGTGTGCAGCACGGAGGGAGACTTGCGGCACGAGCTGGACTTCGTGGAGACCATGCGAGCCCAGCGCGCTTCCGCCGTGATCCTGGTCGGCGGGGCCGCCGACACTCCGGAGTACCGCAAGCGCACTCGCCGCATCGCCGACTCGCTGGCGTCCGCAGGATCGCGGCTGGTGCTGTGCGGCCGTCCGCCGCTCGGCCCCGGGGCGCCTGTGACCGTCGTCGAATACGACAACGAGGGGGGCGCCTTCGCCCTGGTCTCGCATGTTCTGACCCAGGGGCACCAGCGGGTGCTGTTTCTCGGCGGAAAACCGAACCACGCCACGGCGCTCGGTCGCGAATGCGGTTACACACAGGCCCATCGGGCGCGGGGCATCGAGGTCGACCCGGCGCTGATCCTGCACGGCGACTTCACCCGCGACTCGGGGCATCGCCTGCTGCGCGCGGCTCTGAAGCAGCAGCTGCGCTTCACGGCCGTGGTCGCCGCCACCGACATGGTCGCCATCGGCGCCCTGGCCGCCCTGCACGAGGCAGGCCTGAACGTGCCCGGTGATGTTTCACTGACCGGCTACGACGATATTCCGTTCGCCCGTGAACTGCGCCCCGCCCTCACCACGGTCCATGTCCCCTACGAAGAGCTGGGCCGCCTCGCCGTACGCACCGTGTTGGGCCGCACACCCGACGCACCGAACGAGCACCTGCTTCTGGGCACACACGTCGTGGTGCGGGACTCGGTGGCGGGCGTCGGGGCGGGGTCCTCCGCGATGCGGTCGGGCGGAGCGACCCAGCAGGCCTGA
- a CDS encoding alginate lyase family protein — MSPVSRRGLLKSTTALLLAAGTNSLYAPAARAAGAHDDTYGTAFAHPGLLHSAADLARMRSAVARRQAPVYDGFLALTAHSRSQAAYNVQNTGQITSWGRGPTNFMNQAVSDSAAAYQNALLWAVTGDRAHADKARDILNAWSASLRVVTGADGPLGAGLQAFKFVNAAELLRHTGYDGWANADVARCEESLLDVWYPAISGYMLYANGNWDLTAIQSILAIGVFCEERVLFEDALRFAAAGAGNGSVSHRVVTAIGQGQESGRDQGHEQLAVGLMGDAAQVAWNQGVDLWGHDGNRILANAEYAARYNLGGDVPFIPDLDRTGKYIKKTVSATGRGSLPPIYEMYLAHYAGVRGSAAPFTEAAVFRGPGGARVVEGSNDDLPGWGSFAYAGATAPTPTVPAPPAGVTALGEERAVSITWLPSAWATGYTVLRASVPAGPYTPLATDVTKPGYSDTDVRPGRLFHYRVVASNSSGISASSAVVSALAGLPAPWSATDVGTVAVAGSAAFDGERFLLEASGGPDACRLVHLPLRGDGSVTARIVWPLSSQYSKIGVTVRASLEADAAHASMLIQGLPLYTWSGVWTVRPRTGAAVSSTGSTPVPPSQQEAITQKASFPISDLGALPESATPLEAPHVEGAGDGYRLRTPYWVRVTRKGRRFTGAISADGLKWTVVGTTELDGVPLSAYAGLTFTSCLGIGETYAETGTGAFDNVSVTGADRDVWSTPRPTRTAADLRATPRDGERVRLTWTDPDLSARYTVLRASRAHGPFRAIASDVGPVGFGARIRYTDASGAPGSTYHYAVAKTNSTGMGPRSGACAVIAPPLPVPPDQETPATSASPSAPLPAPWTHGDLGDVVRDQRDYATLGVVAVLTPGDTSYDDETFAVRGAGTDLNVNSQGMTAQFARRTVSGDCTLTARLLSREGAPTDRVGLLMTKSLSPFDQAAGLIVTGGTTAQLMLRPTVAGASVFSGTTDVRLPVLLRLKRTGTAFIAYVSTDDGVTWSPLAEGVVPGFGDAPYYVGLAVCSRNPQVLGTARFGEVIVTSG, encoded by the coding sequence GTGAGCCCGGTCAGCCGCCGCGGCCTGCTGAAGTCCACCACGGCCCTGCTGCTCGCCGCAGGCACGAACTCCCTCTACGCGCCGGCGGCGAGGGCGGCGGGAGCGCACGACGACACTTACGGAACCGCCTTCGCCCACCCCGGGCTGCTGCACAGCGCGGCCGATCTCGCCCGTATGAGGTCCGCGGTCGCCCGTCGGCAGGCGCCCGTTTACGACGGTTTTCTCGCCCTCACCGCACACAGCCGTTCGCAGGCCGCGTACAACGTCCAGAACACAGGCCAGATCACCTCCTGGGGCCGTGGTCCCACCAACTTCATGAACCAGGCCGTCTCCGACTCGGCCGCGGCCTACCAGAACGCGCTGCTGTGGGCCGTCACAGGCGACCGCGCCCATGCCGACAAGGCTCGTGACATCCTCAACGCATGGTCCGCCTCGCTGCGGGTCGTCACGGGAGCCGACGGGCCGCTCGGTGCCGGCCTGCAGGCCTTCAAGTTCGTCAACGCGGCCGAACTGCTTCGGCACACCGGGTACGACGGCTGGGCGAACGCGGACGTCGCGCGATGCGAGGAGTCGCTTCTGGACGTCTGGTATCCGGCGATCTCCGGATACATGCTCTACGCCAACGGCAACTGGGACCTGACGGCCATTCAGTCCATTCTCGCCATCGGTGTGTTCTGCGAGGAGCGCGTCCTCTTCGAAGACGCCCTGCGCTTCGCCGCAGCCGGCGCGGGCAACGGCAGCGTGTCCCACCGTGTCGTCACGGCGATCGGTCAAGGCCAGGAGAGCGGCCGCGACCAGGGGCACGAGCAGCTCGCCGTGGGCCTCATGGGAGACGCCGCACAAGTGGCCTGGAATCAGGGCGTCGACCTGTGGGGTCACGACGGCAACCGCATTCTCGCCAACGCCGAGTACGCCGCCCGCTACAACCTCGGCGGTGACGTTCCCTTCATCCCCGACCTCGACCGCACCGGCAAATACATCAAGAAAACTGTTTCCGCGACCGGGCGCGGCTCCCTGCCCCCCATCTACGAGATGTACCTCGCGCACTACGCGGGCGTCCGGGGTTCGGCGGCACCGTTCACCGAGGCGGCCGTCTTCCGTGGGCCCGGAGGCGCCCGGGTCGTCGAGGGCAGCAACGACGACCTTCCCGGTTGGGGCAGCTTCGCCTACGCGGGCGCGACGGCCCCCACGCCGACCGTCCCCGCGCCCCCAGCCGGCGTCACGGCCTTGGGGGAGGAACGGGCCGTCAGCATCACCTGGCTGCCCTCCGCCTGGGCGACCGGATACACAGTCCTGCGTGCCTCGGTGCCCGCCGGCCCCTACACCCCCCTCGCGACCGACGTGACGAAGCCCGGGTACTCCGACACCGACGTACGCCCCGGACGCCTCTTCCACTACCGCGTCGTCGCCTCCAACTCTTCCGGAATCAGCGCCAGTTCGGCTGTCGTGTCGGCACTCGCCGGACTCCCGGCCCCCTGGTCGGCCACTGATGTCGGCACCGTCGCCGTCGCAGGCTCGGCCGCCTTCGACGGCGAGCGGTTCCTGCTGGAGGCCTCCGGCGGCCCCGACGCCTGTCGCCTCGTCCACCTGCCGCTGCGCGGCGACGGCTCGGTCACCGCCCGGATCGTGTGGCCGCTCAGCTCCCAATACTCCAAGATCGGCGTCACCGTCCGCGCATCGCTCGAGGCGGACGCCGCGCACGCCTCGATGCTGATCCAGGGGTTGCCCCTGTACACCTGGAGCGGGGTGTGGACCGTCCGGCCCCGCACCGGGGCCGCGGTGTCGTCCACCGGGAGCACGCCCGTGCCACCGTCCCAGCAGGAAGCGATCACTCAGAAGGCCTCGTTCCCGATCTCCGACCTCGGCGCGCTACCGGAGTCCGCCACCCCGCTGGAAGCTCCCCACGTGGAGGGCGCGGGCGACGGATACCGGTTGCGGACGCCTTACTGGGTGCGGGTGACCCGGAAGGGACGGCGCTTCACGGGAGCCATCTCCGCCGACGGCCTGAAGTGGACCGTCGTCGGCACGACCGAGCTGGACGGTGTGCCGCTCTCCGCCTACGCCGGCCTCACCTTCACTTCCTGTCTCGGCATCGGCGAGACCTACGCCGAGACGGGCACCGGCGCCTTCGACAACGTAAGCGTCACCGGTGCCGACAGGGACGTCTGGAGCACACCCCGCCCCACCCGTACCGCCGCAGACCTGCGCGCCACGCCCCGAGACGGGGAGAGAGTCCGGCTCACCTGGACCGATCCCGACCTCTCCGCCCGCTACACCGTGCTGCGCGCCTCACGCGCCCATGGACCCTTCCGGGCGATCGCCTCCGATGTCGGTCCCGTGGGATTCGGTGCCCGTATCCGGTACACCGATGCGAGCGGCGCCCCGGGATCGACGTATCACTACGCCGTCGCCAAGACCAACTCCACTGGTATGGGGCCTCGTTCAGGGGCATGTGCCGTCATCGCACCGCCTCTCCCCGTACCGCCGGACCAGGAGACGCCCGCCACGTCCGCTTCTCCGTCCGCCCCTTTGCCGGCTCCCTGGACGCACGGAGATCTCGGCGACGTCGTCCGGGACCAACGGGACTACGCGACCCTCGGTGTCGTGGCCGTTCTCACGCCCGGCGACACGTCGTACGACGACGAGACATTCGCCGTGCGCGGCGCAGGCACCGACCTCAACGTCAACTCGCAGGGTATGACAGCACAGTTCGCCCGCCGGACCGTCTCCGGCGACTGCACGCTCACCGCGCGGCTGCTGTCCCGGGAGGGAGCGCCCACCGACCGCGTAGGCCTGCTGATGACCAAATCGCTGTCACCGTTCGACCAGGCGGCCGGCCTGATCGTCACCGGTGGCACGACCGCGCAGCTCATGCTGCGGCCCACGGTGGCCGGCGCCTCCGTGTTCTCCGGCACGACCGACGTCCGGCTTCCCGTCCTGCTGCGACTGAAGCGCACGGGAACCGCTTTCATCGCCTACGTCTCCACCGATGACGGCGTCACCTGGTCCCCCCTCGCCGAGGGCGTGGTCCCCGGCTTCGGCGACGCCCCCTACTACGTGGGCCTCGCGGTCTGCTCACGCAACCCGCAGGTCCTCGGCACCGCACGGTTCGGCGAGGTGATCGTCACCTCGGGATGA